A genomic segment from Myxococcota bacterium encodes:
- the rpsC gene encoding 30S ribosomal protein S3, protein MGQKVHPYGFRLGVINGWQSNWFSERNYSPFLHEDLRIRDFIKQKAFHAGISRIVIERRAEKMSVNIHTARPGILIGKRGADVDALRREVGEMTKNEVFINIREVRKAETDAQLIAENIALQLERRVAFRRAMKKAMSAALKFGAQGVKLKVAGRLGGAEMSRVVQYMEGRVPLHTLRAQIDFGFWEARCPYGIIGVKCWVFSGYVPDAKLHEHRLGAPEEAQTR, encoded by the coding sequence GTGGGACAGAAGGTACATCCGTACGGCTTCCGGCTCGGAGTCATCAACGGCTGGCAGTCGAACTGGTTCTCGGAACGGAATTACTCGCCGTTCCTGCACGAGGACCTGCGCATCCGCGACTTCATCAAGCAGAAGGCGTTCCACGCGGGCATCAGCCGGATCGTGATCGAGCGCCGTGCCGAGAAGATGTCGGTCAACATCCACACCGCGCGCCCGGGCATCCTGATCGGCAAGCGCGGCGCCGACGTCGACGCGCTGCGCCGCGAAGTCGGCGAGATGACCAAGAACGAGGTGTTCATCAACATCCGCGAGGTCCGGAAGGCCGAGACCGACGCGCAGCTGATCGCCGAGAACATCGCGCTCCAGCTCGAGCGCCGCGTCGCGTTCCGCCGCGCCATGAAGAAGGCGATGAGCGCCGCGCTGAAGTTCGGCGCCCAGGGCGTGAAGCTCAAGGTCGCCGGCCGGCTGGGCGGCGCCGAGATGTCGCGCGTCGTGCAGTACATGGAAGGGCGCGTGCCGCTGCACACGCTGCGCGCCCAGATCGACTTCGGCTTCTGGGAGGCGCGCTGCCCCTACGGAATCATCGGCGTGAAGTGCTGGGTGTTCAGTGGCTACGTGCCGGACGCCAAGCTGCACGAGCATCGGCTCGGCGCACCCGAGGAAGCCCAGACCAGGTAA
- the rplV gene encoding 50S ribosomal protein L22 has translation MEVSAKLTGVRFGPQKGRLVADLIRAKPASRALEILVSCEKSAARPLEKVLRSALANAVEHNSRHQAGIDLDNLYVKTVTVTDGPRGWRIRPRAQGRANWIKKSTSHVTVVLEER, from the coding sequence ATGGAAGTCAGCGCGAAGCTCACGGGCGTGCGCTTCGGCCCGCAGAAGGGCCGGCTGGTCGCGGACCTGATCCGCGCCAAGCCCGCCTCGCGCGCGCTCGAGATCCTGGTCTCGTGCGAGAAGTCGGCCGCGCGCCCGCTCGAGAAGGTGCTGCGCTCGGCGCTCGCCAACGCGGTCGAGCACAACTCGCGGCACCAGGCCGGCATCGATCTCGACAACCTCTACGTCAAGACGGTCACCGTCACCGACGGCCCGCGCGGCTGGCGCATCCGCCCGCGCGCACAGGGCCGCGCCAATTGGATCAAGAAGAGCACGAGTCACGTGACCGTCGTGCTCGAGGAACGGTAG
- the rpsS gene encoding 30S ribosomal protein S19, giving the protein MARSVKKGPYVQPSLAKKIERLTQSGGRQIIRTWSRRSMITPEMIGHTLHVHNGRLFMPVFVTENMVGHRLGEFAPTRKPVVHSGDRKVKAAPSGAPPAPPAPKAGG; this is encoded by the coding sequence ATGGCGCGCTCCGTCAAGAAGGGACCGTACGTCCAGCCGTCGCTGGCCAAGAAGATCGAGCGGCTGACTCAGTCGGGCGGCCGCCAGATCATCCGCACCTGGTCGCGGCGCTCGATGATCACGCCCGAGATGATCGGTCACACGCTGCACGTCCACAACGGACGCCTGTTCATGCCCGTGTTCGTGACCGAGAACATGGTCGGTCACCGGCTCGGCGAGTTCGCGCCCACGCGCAAGCCCGTCGTGCACTCGGGTGACCGCAAGGTGAAGGCCGCCCCGAGCGGCGCGCCGCCCGCCCCGCCGGCGCCCAAGGCAGGTGGGTGA
- the rplB gene encoding 50S ribosomal protein L2, translating to MPVRNFKPTSPGRRGMSVPDFVEITKAKPEKRLTKGKRASGGRNNRGKITSYQRGGGHKRKLRDIDLRRDKWNIPAKVAAIEYDPNRSARIALLHYKDGDKRYILAPTGLSVGDIIQTSERAEIKPGNTLPLRVIPTGSLVHNVELKPGRGGQMVRSAGMGAQLMACEGKYAQLKLPSGETRMVLAQCLATIGQVGNAEHENISVGKAGRSRWLGIRPNVRGVAMNPVDHPHGGGEGRTSGGRHPVSPWGQPTKGHKTRNNRRTDRFIVRRRGQK from the coding sequence ATGCCGGTCCGCAACTTCAAACCCACCTCTCCCGGCCGGCGCGGCATGTCCGTGCCCGACTTCGTGGAGATCACCAAGGCCAAGCCCGAGAAGCGACTCACCAAGGGCAAGCGCGCCAGCGGCGGCCGCAACAACCGCGGCAAGATCACGAGCTACCAGCGCGGCGGCGGTCACAAGCGCAAGCTGCGCGACATCGACCTGCGCCGCGACAAGTGGAACATCCCGGCCAAGGTCGCGGCGATCGAGTACGACCCGAACCGCAGCGCGCGCATCGCGCTGCTCCACTACAAAGACGGCGACAAGCGCTACATCCTGGCGCCGACCGGGCTCTCGGTGGGTGACATCATCCAGACCAGCGAGCGCGCCGAGATCAAGCCCGGCAACACGCTGCCGCTGCGAGTCATTCCGACCGGCTCGCTGGTGCACAACGTCGAGCTCAAGCCCGGCCGCGGCGGACAGATGGTGCGCTCGGCCGGCATGGGCGCGCAGCTCATGGCCTGCGAGGGCAAGTACGCGCAGCTCAAGCTGCCGTCGGGCGAGACGCGCATGGTGCTCGCGCAGTGTCTCGCCACGATCGGCCAGGTCGGGAACGCCGAGCACGAGAACATCTCGGTGGGCAAGGCCGGCCGCTCGCGCTGGCTCGGCATCCGGCCGAACGTGCGCGGCGTGGCCATGAACCCCGTCGACCACCCGCATGGCGGCGGCGAAGGCCGCACGTCCGGCGGTCGCCACCCGGTGAGCCCGTGGGGCCAGCCGACCAAGGGTCACAAGACGCGCAACAACCGGCGCACCGATCGCTTCATCGTGCGCCGCCGAGGACAGAAGTAA
- a CDS encoding 50S ribosomal protein L23 — MKDLRQVIRRPVITEKSTIERESQNIVTFAVHPDANKTEIKRAVETLFDVTVEDVRTLNVRGKMRRVGRHQGQRPGWKKARVRLRAGDSIEFFEGV, encoded by the coding sequence GTGAAAGACCTGCGCCAGGTGATTCGCCGCCCGGTGATCACCGAGAAGAGCACGATCGAGCGCGAGAGCCAGAACATCGTGACCTTCGCGGTGCACCCCGACGCGAACAAGACCGAGATCAAGCGCGCCGTCGAGACGCTCTTCGACGTGACCGTGGAAGACGTCCGCACGCTGAACGTGCGCGGCAAGATGCGCCGCGTCGGCCGGCACCAGGGCCAGCGCCCGGGCTGGAAGAAGGCGCGCGTGCGGCTGCGCGCCGGCGATTCGATCGAGTTCTTCGAGGGAGTGTGA